The stretch of DNA TATGTTGTAGTTATCCCCCCTTCCAAATAACCCATTTTTTAACAGGATATCAAATATTAGAATATACAGGAATGAACGAAAGGAATCATTTCCAAACTGTATGATTTGTCCCATAAATATTTATCAAAGGGAATTAGGGACTATAGGAAATAATCTCAGGAATGAGTCGAAATCACTATTGCGATCTGTTTTAGTTCCTTTTCCATTCTGTAGATAAACGCTACAGAGAATTCACATTCACAGGAAAAGAAACGTTATCAAATTGAGACAAGCTGATCTTTTGATGGAGGAAAAATTCAAATTCAGAGTAGTCGAGGGACTAAAGTACAAATATCTGATTGTGAAGACATGCGAAAAAGCTACAAGTCTCTAAGGCTGGTTACTATAAATATTTTAAAGCTAAAAGAGGGTAGGTAATACAATCATTTACCCTGACCACAAACAAAACTATGGATATAGAAAGAGACAAGTATGATATCGATGTAAGGGAAAAAGGAAAAGAAGTTTTATGAACGAATTAGGCTTAAAAGCCAAACACAGAAGAAATTTATAAGTTTTAGGATTGCGGACGGGAATCCTCTACCTCTTTAGAGTAGAGATGAGAGTACGCTTTTGTCGAAATCCCCTTGTGGGATGGCAAGACAAAACATGATATACTACTTACAAGAACGAGTGTTCTTTGAAAACTGCATTATATGGGGTTGTGGTGAAGAAAGAACAGTCACCACGTAAAATAATGCCTGTCATGTGGGAAAGACCCACTCATTTGAAACCATTGCAAGGTTCGGAATGAACCTTCGTGGAGGGCAGATCGATAGACCGCCCGATGAAGCGAGAAGCTCAGTCAATTCATTGACGGGTAGTTCACTGGAAAATCAAATCCTTAAGATGGTCATTTTTATAAGAATCTCTTAAAAAGAGACTTTCCAACTACCAATTTAAGGGGAAAGAATGTGACAAAATTTTCAATAGAAAAAAGCTATATGTATCCGCCATAATGGGCCTTCATGATAGGGTTTGAAATGACAGCCCCCTGCTCATTACGATAGAGCAAGTGAATTCCAGGACATATATGCCATATTTTCTCCTTCTCATCTTAGACATTTTGAGATGATGAGAAGGAAAAAGGAACCAGAGTTTATTAGCCCTGATTCCTAATGGTAAATCCGATTTTGTATTATATACTTTTGAGATCACAACGCACTTTGACTAAAATTTTATTTTTTATCGTCTGTTGGAATTTGAATAAGGGAATTAGTGCCTGTAGCTTTTGGCATTTTTCCGTCCCACTTTTCAATCCATTTATTTTGGATCACTTCTGGGGAAATCGATTTCTTTATGATCTCATTGTATTCAGCAATCCCTTGTGCCTCAATTTTTTTCTTTTCAGCTTCAGCTTGTGCAATTTTTAATTCAATTTGCTTACGTTCTAGTTCTTGGGCTGCTTCGACTCTTTTATTTATCGCAGCCTGGGTAGATTTATCTGGTTTCGGAACACCGAGAGTTAAATTATCCACGATAAATCCTAAATCAGATACGTCTTCTGAGAAGATTTCTTGAATTTTCACCGCTGCTTCTGATGATTTTTCGCCATATGTATCAATCACCGAATATTTGGCGATGGCTTTACGACCTGCATCCCAAAATCTTGTTTTTAAATAAGAATCTTCTATCACACTGACATCTACTGGCCCAAATTTATTAAACACGGACACCACTTTATCTGGTTGAATGCTATAGTTGTAAGCAAAATCCATCGTAATATTTTTCCCATCTGAAGTGGCCACTTGAATATTTTTATAGTTAACTGTTTGCATGCGAATTGGATAACGTGTCACTTTATCAAATAAACCAACTAAATGCCAACCTTGGTCGAGTGTTTCATTTTGCACCCCACCATTTGGACTATAGACAACCCCTACATATCCATTTGGGATTTTTTCAATAAATAATGAAGTAATAAAAATAGCTAATGCAAGAGTAAGCCCGACAATAACGCCACCTACTATTTTTCGATTGTTTCCCTTTTTAGGCTCAGTGTTTACTTCCATCGTCATCCTCCTCTATATATTTTTTTACTTTTTGAGCTGTATCCCCAACTTTTTTAAAGGATGGAGATAATAGGAGCCAAAAGCCAACACCTAATAAAGCAATAACTAGGACGGATCCAATCCATATTTTCATATTTTTCACCTCCAACAGATTACACGAATCCTTTTAGAAACGTCCTTTAACCTTTATCCAAATGATAAATTTATAGATCATAAATTCACCTACTCTTTTATACGATTGTTTAACCAAAATGTTTCAATTTTATATTATTTTTTTCGGTCTATTTTACAGAATGCGTCAATATTCCCTCTCACGAAAAAAAGAAGAGCAATTCCTTGCTCTTCTTTTCACGATATTTACGGATTGACTTTTAATACTTCATCCCAATTTATATTCCCGTTTCTCATTTGTTCTCGTTTTTCTTTCGTTATAATATCATTCGGACGTCCGCCTTTAGGCCAGTCTCCCTCATGTCCTTTCCAGACAGGTCTTTCTTGCGATAAAATATAGGCTGCTAAATCTGCGGCTTGTTGATCTGTTAACGTATTTTCTTGACCAATTGGCATATTATTCTGGATGAATCCTGCCATTTTAGAAAGCCGACCAAGCCCAGCTCCATCATTGAAAGAATTTTCTCCCCATAGGGCAGGACCCGTATTCGCTCCTGTCCCAGATCCATCTGCAGCATGACAAGAGATACATGATGTTCCGTATAGTTCTTTTCCATCATTAATATTGGGTACTGGTAAATTGTCGATCGAATTTGGTTTTGCCCAAGGTCTATTTGCATTTTTCGGTACTCCCTGTGAAATATAATCAAAGTAAGCTACCATTGCCTTCATTTCCTTGCTATCATTTTCAAGTTTCTGACCATTCATACTTCTTAAGAAACAACCGTTAATTCGGTCTTCGATAGTGAATTCCTTTCCTTCTCGGGGGCGGTATTGTGGAAATGTAGAAGAAACTCCAACTAACGGTGAGACATTTTCATTTAAACCTGCACCCGCATGACAGCTGGAACAACTCAAATTATTCCCCACATTTTCAGGAAGCAAATCATTCGTTGAATCGACGAGCTGGTACCCATAATGGATCTCCTCCCCGTCTGCTCCTTTAGGAAGATGGTCCATACTAGGTGGATTAAAGGTTAATTGCTTCACCTTTTGATTTCCAGTTGCAATGGTTGTGACGGAGTTTGGAGTAATATTATTTGTAATCTTTTCACCTAATTTTGCTCCAATCGCGATTCCACTAATGAGTAAAATCCCGATGGCCATAATCGTCCTTTTTCTCATTTGATCCTCTCCCCTTTCAATTCCAACGATACCATGATTCACCAATATCTACTGTTAAAAATATCACAAGTATTTTGTCTTCAAACCGATACCCATGTGGGGATTCCAATCATATTAGGCTTTTCCTTATTTATGGATAATTTGTGAATCTTCTTACAATATGAATAGTGAAAATAAATGCATTAATTATTTTAAAAAGCGGAGAAGAATTCCTTTGTTAAACGCAAAAAAAGGAGGCGATTGCCTTCCTTTTTCAAACGATGCTTTTGATTGCTTGCATTTGCGATGTCTGATTTGGGGTGCTCACTGGTAAGTGAATAATAATTGTTGTCCCCACGCCTTCTTGACTTTCAATTTTCATCGTCCCTTGATGACTTTCAATGATACTGTAACATACCATTAATCCTAAACCAGTACCTTTTTCTTTTGTTGTATGAAAGGGTTGGCCAAGATTTGGAAGTCGATCTTTCGGTATCCCACAACCTGTATCAGAAATTTTAATGTAGATTTCCTCATCATTCACATCCCCTGATGTTACTGTAATTTTACCCCCAAATGCAGTTGCTTCTATAGCATTTTTGATCAAATTAATAAACACTTGTTTTAATTGATTTTCCCCGCAGTTCACTAAAGGTAAATGGCTAGCCGTGTTCATTTGAATTTCAATATTGTTCATAATTGCTTGAGTTTCGAGTAAATAGTTCACATCCAATAAAATTTTGTTTATATCATGGGGTTTGAATTCTACTGCAGTTGGTTTTGCCACAACTAAAAATTCATTTACAACAAAATTGATTCGATCTAATTCAGATAGCAATAACCGAAAAATCTCTTGTTTCTCTTTCATCTCTTTACTTAATAATTGGATAAATCCTTTAATAGATGTTAATGGGTTGCGAATTTCGTGAGCAATCCCTGCAGCCATTTGTCCGACTAAGGCTAATTTTTCCGAGTTTTGAATGAGTGCCACTGTTTGCTGTTTTGAATCGGTTATATCCTTTCCGACAGTAATAAATACTTTTTTCCCATACATGGCGGTCAGAGCAGAGGTCATATCGAGTAAGACTTGCCGTCCATGCTTGGAAATCATCTTCACTTCCTCATACTTTCGTGTGGAATTCCCTTTATAAACTTCTGATAATTTTTTTTGCATTAAATCATGCTGTTCAGGATGAATAAATCGATAAATAGATTGCCGAAGAATTTCTTGATCATCTTCCTGAATATCCAACAAATTCATCATTTCTTTATTAAGATAAAGAATCCGATCATTATGATGAATGACGATGGGTTTCGGAAAAATATTTAGGATTTTAATTAAACTCGATTCACTCAAACGCAGCTGACTATTTTGATTTTTTAATTGTTTCATTGCAAAAATGAACCCTGCGAAAATAATCGTATTCACAATCAATCCAATGACGACGGTATTAATATACTGAAGGTCTGTTTTCCCATAATAAGATAAGGAAATAAAAATGAAATCCATTCCTAACAAGATGGTCCAAATTGGGTTAGGAAGAAGAAATCCGTATACAATTAATAATGGAAAAGCAAACAAGGTCATCGCAAAAAACGGCGCAGTCGATTGGAGAATTCCAATATTCAGGAAAAAAGTGGCAACTCCTAATAAAACATAAATCATAACTTGCTTTCCATTCATAATTTTGATCACGACAGCGGTAAGAAATGAAATGAGAAACATAGTAATATGTATAGGCGTGGCAGAATAATAATGTAACTCTTCCATAATGAAACTCGCAAATGTAACCATAAATAAAAGAAAGAGTAATTGAAACATCCGATAGTTTCTTTTTGTTAATCTCTTTCTAAAAAAATTATTCATCAGGATTCCCCTTTCTTATAGGTTTCACTTCATCTATTGAACATCTAGGTCTATTCTCGCATAAGAAATTTTTCTGCCATTTTTAGGTGTTGTCATGACTACTTTATACGAGAATGTCAAAAAAGTGTGTCATAATTTGTATTGATTGTAAGAAAATTATGACAATTTACACCCGAATGTTGTCATTTTTCTCCAATGTATCTTCTTTCCTTCACCCGATATCCGATCCCTTCACGATGTTTTTTTGATAACAAACACACAATGGATGAATTTGTCAGTGTAAAACGCTTACAATTCATTCTATGTCGATTTCCCCGCTTTTATGCCAAAATAATGTATATTATGAAAACTAGTTTTAAACGTTATTAGATTGTTTTCATTATATAGGAAAAATATGCAAGTTGTATAGAATATATTTTTTTAATAAAGTCATATTGGAAATTCTTTATGTAAGTTGATCCAGTAAATTTCACGCTGGTAGTTGCTCAATTCTTTGGTCTGCAAAATGGGTGAACATCATTCCAATGAAGAAAAAATGTGTTGCGACACTTGTTAGTTATGTTTTCAAACATGAACAACTTCTTGAAGATGATGTAGGAGAAAGAGACTTGGAATCCACCATAACCATCTTTTCTCCGTTTACCTCCCTTTTGATCCCCCATCCTCTTTTCTACTTTTGATGTTTATTTCTATAGTTTATGGTATAATTCTCTAGCTGTCTTTTTCAGTTAGAAGTTGTTTAATTTAATAATTCAAATCGCAGGATTAATCATTTTTATTTATAGGAAGTGAACTTAATGAAATGGATGAAACACATCATGATATTGATTTTACTTAGTACAAGCTTTATAGTGATCCCTCAAACATCTGAAGCCTCCTCCCATTTGGATGTTCAGGCAAGGTCCGCCATTCTTGTCGATGCCAATTCTGGGAGAATTCTTTATGGAAAAAATATCAATGATTCCCTTCCCGTTGCCAGTATGTCTAAAATGATGACCCAGTATCTTGTATTAGAAAATATTCAAAAAGGCACGATTAGTTGGGATACCGTTT from Oikeobacillus pervagus encodes:
- a CDS encoding prohibitin family protein, which gives rise to MEVNTEPKKGNNRKIVGGVIVGLTLALAIFITSLFIEKIPNGYVGVVYSPNGGVQNETLDQGWHLVGLFDKVTRYPIRMQTVNYKNIQVATSDGKNITMDFAYNYSIQPDKVVSVFNKFGPVDVSVIEDSYLKTRFWDAGRKAIAKYSVIDTYGEKSSEAAVKIQEIFSEDVSDLGFIVDNLTLGVPKPDKSTQAAINKRVEAAQELERKQIELKIAQAEAEKKKIEAQGIAEYNEIIKKSISPEVIQNKWIEKWDGKMPKATGTNSLIQIPTDDKK
- a CDS encoding c-type cytochrome gives rise to the protein MRKRTIMAIGILLISGIAIGAKLGEKITNNITPNSVTTIATGNQKVKQLTFNPPSMDHLPKGADGEEIHYGYQLVDSTNDLLPENVGNNLSCSSCHAGAGLNENVSPLVGVSSTFPQYRPREGKEFTIEDRINGCFLRSMNGQKLENDSKEMKAMVAYFDYISQGVPKNANRPWAKPNSIDNLPVPNINDGKELYGTSCISCHAADGSGTGANTGPALWGENSFNDGAGLGRLSKMAGFIQNNMPIGQENTLTDQQAADLAAYILSQERPVWKGHEGDWPKGGRPNDIITKEKREQMRNGNINWDEVLKVNP
- a CDS encoding ATP-binding protein, translating into MNNFFRKRLTKRNYRMFQLLFLLFMVTFASFIMEELHYYSATPIHITMFLISFLTAVVIKIMNGKQVMIYVLLGVATFFLNIGILQSTAPFFAMTLFAFPLLIVYGFLLPNPIWTILLGMDFIFISLSYYGKTDLQYINTVVIGLIVNTIIFAGFIFAMKQLKNQNSQLRLSESSLIKILNIFPKPIVIHHNDRILYLNKEMMNLLDIQEDDQEILRQSIYRFIHPEQHDLMQKKLSEVYKGNSTRKYEEVKMISKHGRQVLLDMTSALTAMYGKKVFITVGKDITDSKQQTVALIQNSEKLALVGQMAAGIAHEIRNPLTSIKGFIQLLSKEMKEKQEIFRLLLSELDRINFVVNEFLVVAKPTAVEFKPHDINKILLDVNYLLETQAIMNNIEIQMNTASHLPLVNCGENQLKQVFINLIKNAIEATAFGGKITVTSGDVNDEEIYIKISDTGCGIPKDRLPNLGQPFHTTKEKGTGLGLMVCYSIIESHQGTMKIESQEGVGTTIIIHLPVSTPNQTSQMQAIKSIV